One genomic segment of uncultured Desulfobacter sp. includes these proteins:
- a CDS encoding aldehyde dehydrogenase family protein encodes MMAEYALVINGEKVVPKETFDVINPATGEVFAACPKATVDQLDQAVAAAGKALPAWSALADEKRVEYLQQIAGVIEKNMAELSQLITLEQGKAQSGPGANFEVGGCMAWTQVTSGLKLEDELIDDNPEDTIELTRKPVGVVGSITPWNWPLLIAVWHIMPALRVGCTVVIKPASYTPLSTLRLVELINEILPAGVLNVVAGSSDIGNAMSAHKGIDKIVFTGSVEVGQTIMQRAAANLKTLTLELGGNDAGIVLPGTDIEPLLEPLFWGCFINAGQTCACFKRLFVHEDDYEAVCQKFADYVSKIPVGDGMDEANLIGPLANAAQFDTIRQYVDDAEWLEAQRCRHFGNQAVEF; translated from the coding sequence ATGATGGCAGAGTATGCGTTGGTAATTAATGGTGAAAAAGTTGTTCCCAAGGAAACATTTGATGTAATCAACCCGGCAACGGGCGAGGTGTTTGCCGCCTGCCCCAAGGCCACTGTCGACCAGCTGGACCAGGCGGTTGCTGCGGCCGGAAAAGCCTTGCCCGCCTGGTCGGCACTGGCCGATGAAAAAAGGGTGGAATACCTGCAGCAGATTGCAGGGGTCATTGAAAAGAATATGGCGGAGCTTTCACAACTGATCACCCTTGAACAGGGAAAGGCCCAATCCGGCCCCGGGGCAAATTTTGAAGTGGGCGGCTGCATGGCCTGGACTCAGGTGACGTCAGGGCTGAAACTTGAAGATGAGCTGATCGATGATAATCCGGAAGATACTATTGAATTAACCCGGAAACCCGTGGGCGTTGTGGGGTCCATCACCCCCTGGAATTGGCCGTTGTTGATTGCCGTATGGCATATCATGCCGGCCCTGCGTGTGGGCTGCACGGTTGTCATCAAACCGGCATCCTATACACCGCTTTCAACATTACGCCTGGTTGAATTGATCAATGAAATACTGCCTGCCGGCGTGCTCAATGTTGTGGCTGGCAGTTCCGATATCGGCAATGCAATGTCAGCCCATAAAGGCATTGATAAAATAGTCTTTACAGGCTCTGTCGAGGTTGGGCAGACTATTATGCAGCGTGCAGCCGCCAACCTGAAAACCCTGACCCTTGAGTTGGGCGGTAATGACGCCGGTATCGTCCTGCCCGGAACCGATATTGAGCCGCTGCTCGAACCACTGTTCTGGGGATGTTTCATTAATGCGGGCCAGACTTGTGCCTGTTTCAAGCGTCTTTTTGTCCACGAGGATGATTATGAAGCAGTTTGCCAAAAATTTGCCGACTATGTGAGTAAAATCCCTGTGGGTGACGGCATGGATGAGGCCAATTTGATCGGGCCCCTGGCCAATGCCGCCCAGTTTGATACCATCCGGCAATATGTTGATGATGCTGAATGGC